A window of the Magnetococcales bacterium genome harbors these coding sequences:
- a CDS encoding outer membrane protein assembly factor BamE, producing MIGPQRRISTFLFPLLALCMSLALPSCQTLVQEQGNMLDPFKVARIQEGRTTRKEVLDLLGSPTIVNSFKPDRWIYLQDSRYDKFQAVNRVEIEFDRKGVVHYLERNFANEIWKPEQLSAAEKDRSFRYLRNLMENDIRDLTPNSPVANRHVPLVADPNQSFQNASRKPGFLERLFSRWKSTPAKPDTTFSPRDAGWWRGIWSSDPTASTDNAAKKSPDTDDDGQAHIPFPLPR from the coding sequence ATGATCGGACCCCAGCGTCGTATTTCCACTTTTCTTTTTCCTCTTCTGGCCCTGTGCATGAGTCTGGCCCTCCCTTCCTGCCAGACGCTGGTCCAGGAGCAGGGGAACATGCTCGACCCATTCAAGGTGGCCCGCATCCAGGAGGGCCGCACCACGCGCAAAGAGGTCTTGGATTTACTGGGAAGTCCAACCATTGTCAACTCTTTCAAACCAGACCGCTGGATCTATCTCCAGGATAGCCGTTATGACAAGTTCCAGGCCGTCAATCGGGTGGAGATTGAATTTGACCGGAAGGGTGTGGTCCACTATCTGGAGCGCAACTTTGCCAACGAGATCTGGAAGCCCGAACAACTCTCGGCAGCGGAGAAAGACCGGTCGTTCCGCTATCTGCGCAATCTCATGGAAAATGACATCCGCGATCTGACTCCCAACTCCCCGGTCGCCAATCGCCACGTTCCCCTGGTGGCTGACCCGAACCAGTCATTCCAAAATGCCTCGCGTAAACCCGGTTTTCTGGAGCGGCTCTTCTCTCGTTGGAAATCCACTCCCGCCAAACCCGACACCACCTTTTCTCCCCGGGATGCCGGATGGTGGCGGGGCATCTGGTCATCAGACCCGACCGCATCCACGGACAATGCCGCAAAAAAATCCCCGGATACCGACGACGATGGTCAGGCTCACATCCCTTTTCCGTTGCCCAGGT
- a CDS encoding ubiquinol-cytochrome C chaperone family protein, with product MFLWQRYRERKRRSRSLRSEVFARHDRLVEQTCAWTGSGLFSLPDDFNLRFEVMVFLVSLQLFAWRQRAQPEDESRIECLWEAMFEGFDHSLRERGVPDMRIGSRMRKLLEHATGRRQAYLEALESRDRDRFHAAIGRNVLNGAPSDDPRIQRLLEEVQAIFPNGNFPEDTKTP from the coding sequence ATGTTCTTGTGGCAGAGGTATCGGGAGAGGAAACGTCGTTCAAGATCCTTGCGCTCCGAGGTTTTTGCACGTCATGATCGACTTGTGGAGCAGACGTGCGCCTGGACCGGAAGCGGTCTGTTCTCCCTGCCGGACGATTTCAACCTGCGTTTCGAGGTGATGGTCTTTCTGGTTTCGTTGCAGCTCTTTGCGTGGCGGCAACGAGCGCAACCGGAAGACGAAAGCAGGATCGAGTGTTTGTGGGAGGCTATGTTTGAAGGGTTTGACCACTCATTGCGAGAACGGGGGGTTCCCGACATGCGCATTGGCAGCCGGATGCGCAAACTCCTGGAGCACGCCACCGGGCGGCGTCAGGCCTACCTGGAGGCCCTGGAGAGTCGAGACCGTGACCGGTTTCATGCCGCCATCGGTCGGAATGTCCTGAATGGCGCTCCGTCCGATGATCCGCGCATCCAGCGCCTGCTGGAAGAAGTTCAGGCAATATTTCCCAATGGCAATTTCCCAGAGGATACCAAGACACCATGA